In Pantanalinema sp., a single window of DNA contains:
- a CDS encoding peptide chain release factor 3 — protein sequence MSLSLSDEVRRRRTFAIISHPDAGKTTLTEKLLLYGGAIHMAGSVKARRAQRHATSDWMELERQRGISITSSVMQFPYEGLEVNLLDTPGHEDFSEDTYRTLTAVDSAVMLIDAAKGVEAQTKKLFQVCRLREIPIFTFINKLDRFGRDPLDLMDELEKVLGIRSCPMNWPIGMGSDFKGVFVRATRKIHLFKATDHGQRQGTSDVIALDDPALPEILGAALHAQLLEDIEMLEIAGDPFDLERVLAGQLSPLFFGSAMTNFGVQIFLDDFVKIAPSPVPRETSDGPVAPDLERFSGFIFKIQANMNPAHRDCMAFMRVCSGKFTRGMTVKHARTNRDMRLANSHQLLAQDRAVVEEAYPGDIVALFDSGNFRIGDTLCEGKAFEYRGIPRFMPEHFAQVRLKDPSKRKQLKKGLDQLAGEGAVQVFYRPQVGDQEAILGAVGVLQFEVMQHRLKAEYGVDIILDRMGVELARWVTNPDFDYRTIKDAVCVVDRDEQPVLLFRDQWMMRFVQERNPNLVLTEIS from the coding sequence TTGTCGCTCTCCCTGTCCGATGAGGTCCGGCGTCGCCGGACGTTCGCCATCATCTCCCACCCCGACGCGGGTAAGACCACCCTCACCGAGAAGCTCCTGCTGTACGGAGGCGCCATCCACATGGCGGGCTCGGTCAAGGCGCGCCGCGCCCAGCGCCACGCCACCTCGGACTGGATGGAGCTCGAGCGGCAGCGCGGCATCTCGATCACCTCGAGCGTCATGCAGTTCCCGTACGAGGGCCTCGAGGTCAACCTGCTCGACACCCCGGGCCACGAGGACTTCTCCGAGGACACCTACCGGACCCTGACGGCCGTGGACTCCGCGGTCATGCTGATCGACGCGGCCAAGGGCGTCGAGGCGCAGACCAAGAAGCTGTTCCAGGTCTGCCGCCTGCGCGAGATCCCCATCTTCACGTTCATCAATAAGCTCGATCGCTTCGGCCGCGATCCCCTGGACCTGATGGACGAGCTGGAGAAGGTGCTCGGCATCCGCTCGTGTCCCATGAACTGGCCCATCGGCATGGGCTCGGACTTCAAGGGCGTCTTCGTGCGCGCCACCCGCAAGATCCACCTCTTCAAGGCCACCGACCACGGCCAGCGCCAGGGCACCTCCGACGTGATCGCCCTGGACGATCCGGCCCTGCCCGAGATCCTGGGCGCGGCGCTCCATGCCCAGCTGCTCGAGGACATCGAGATGCTCGAGATCGCAGGCGATCCGTTCGACCTGGAGCGGGTGCTGGCCGGGCAGCTGAGCCCGCTGTTCTTCGGCTCGGCCATGACCAACTTCGGCGTGCAGATCTTCCTGGACGACTTCGTGAAGATCGCCCCCTCACCGGTGCCCCGCGAGACCAGCGACGGGCCCGTGGCGCCCGACCTGGAGCGCTTCAGCGGCTTCATCTTCAAGATCCAGGCCAACATGAACCCCGCCCACCGCGACTGCATGGCCTTCATGCGGGTCTGCTCGGGCAAGTTCACCCGGGGCATGACGGTCAAGCACGCGCGGACCAACCGCGACATGCGCCTGGCCAACAGTCACCAGCTGCTGGCGCAGGACCGGGCGGTGGTCGAGGAGGCCTATCCCGGCGACATCGTGGCGCTGTTCGACTCCGGCAACTTCCGGATCGGCGACACCCTGTGCGAGGGCAAGGCCTTCGAGTACCGGGGGATCCCGCGCTTCATGCCCGAGCACTTCGCCCAGGTGCGCCTCAAGGACCCCTCGAAGCGCAAGCAGCTCAAGAAGGGCCTCGACCAGCTCGCCGGGGAGGGTGCGGTCCAGGTCTTCTACCGGCCCCAGGTCGGCGACCAGGAGGCCATCCTCGGCGCGGTGGGCGTGCTCCAGTTCGAGGTCATGCAGCACCGCCTCAAGGCGGAGTACGGGGTCGACATCATCCTCGATCGCATGGGGGTCGAGCTGGCGCGCTGGGTGACGAACCCGGACTTCGACTACCGGACGATCAAGGACGCGGTGTGCGTGGTCGATCGCGACGAGCAGCCGGTACTCCTCTTCCGCGACCAGTGGATGATGCGCTTCGTGCAGGAGCGAAACCCGAACCTGGTCCTCACGGAGATCAGCTAG
- the rnd gene encoding ribonuclease D has protein sequence MVPNSEIRFIDTPHGLAALCDDLRGCDVLALDTEFIRERSYAPRLELVQVASRDGVVAAIDYGRLGRMDSDPFVALLRDPAILKVFHAAEQDLEVLSALTGELMPSMFDTQLAAGLVGYGAKPGYGALVEAVLKIKLPKGESMTDWSLRPLTEAQLTYALDDVRHLLAVYDRVKAALSQAGRLEWAEQECTKLVSAVAAQQQARENPETLYTRVRGKGALDSSGLCVLRELAMWRESEAQRRDRPRGSILKDEMLVEIARRSPKRAQQLRNLRGIQPRDLDRYGDELVDLVTRALARPRAEYPLAEPPSPPPDEATLALADLLQAVTHTVAAESGIAASLLATNGDLQRLAEAYRRGESLSLSFLEGWRGSLLGERLRAILEGRSALGWDPKSHTLRLLTV, from the coding sequence ATGGTACCCAACTCCGAGATCCGCTTCATCGACACCCCGCACGGCCTCGCCGCCCTCTGCGACGACCTGCGGGGCTGCGACGTGCTCGCCCTCGACACCGAGTTCATCCGCGAGCGCAGCTACGCGCCGCGCCTGGAGCTCGTCCAGGTGGCCAGCCGCGACGGCGTGGTCGCCGCCATCGACTACGGCAGGCTCGGCCGGATGGACAGCGACCCCTTCGTCGCGCTGCTGCGCGATCCGGCCATCCTCAAGGTCTTCCACGCCGCCGAGCAGGACCTCGAGGTCCTCAGCGCCCTGACCGGCGAGCTGATGCCCTCCATGTTCGACACCCAGCTCGCCGCGGGTCTGGTCGGCTACGGCGCCAAGCCGGGCTACGGGGCGCTGGTCGAGGCGGTCCTCAAGATCAAGCTTCCCAAGGGCGAGAGCATGACCGACTGGTCCCTGCGCCCCCTGACCGAGGCCCAGCTCACCTACGCCCTGGACGACGTGCGACACCTGCTGGCGGTCTACGACCGGGTGAAGGCCGCCCTGAGCCAGGCGGGCCGCCTGGAGTGGGCCGAGCAGGAGTGCACGAAGCTCGTGTCGGCGGTCGCCGCCCAGCAGCAGGCCCGCGAGAACCCCGAGACCCTCTACACCCGCGTGCGCGGCAAGGGTGCTCTGGACTCGAGCGGCCTGTGCGTGCTGCGCGAGCTCGCCATGTGGCGCGAGAGCGAGGCGCAGCGCCGCGACAGGCCCCGCGGCTCCATCCTCAAGGACGAGATGCTGGTCGAGATCGCCCGCCGCTCGCCCAAGCGCGCGCAGCAGCTTCGCAACCTGCGCGGCATCCAGCCCCGCGACCTGGACCGCTACGGCGACGAGCTGGTGGACCTGGTCACCCGCGCCCTCGCGCGCCCGCGCGCCGAGTACCCCCTGGCCGAGCCCCCCTCGCCCCCGCCCGACGAGGCGACCCTCGCTTTGGCGGACCTCTTGCAGGCCGTCACCCACACGGTCGCGGCCGAGTCCGGGATCGCAGCCTCCCTGCTCGCGACCAACGGCGACCTGCAGCGCCTCGCCGAGGCCTACCGCCGGGGCGAGTCGCTCAGCCTGTCCTTCCTGGAAGGCTGGCGCGGCTCGCTCTTGGGCGAGCGGCTGCGCGCCATCCTCGAGGGCCGCTCGGCCCTGGGCTGGGACCCCAAGAGCCACACCCTGCGCCTCTTGACGGTGTAA
- the recQ gene encoding DNA helicase RecQ encodes MRVETEIDSSLLDLLRRHWGYDSFLPNQAEAVRSVMERRDCLVILPTGGGKSMCYQLPALALDGMAVVVSPLLALMKDQVDALLSNGIAAATLNSSLSADEKRRTYQAIREGAIKLLYLSPERLAAPDVHDLLKSTPISFFAVDEAHCVSQWGHEFRPDYRNLARLREWFPEVGIHAYTATATEAVREDVVRALGMNDALTLVGSFDRPNLLYRAEYRKDMLAQVRAVLDRHAGEAGVIYCIRRADVESLCETLQGLGYKALPYHAGLSTETRRHNQEAFSTERVDLIVATVAFGMGIDRSNVRFVIHTGMPKAIENYQQEAGRAGRDRLEAECVLLYGAADPMAWRTIQGEPRSDYDRLALDKINEMYRFCRTLTCRHRFLVGYFGQEFEGDNCGACDVCLGEHAVLPDSLVVAQKILSCVARVKERFGARYVAEVLKGSKTAKVLQNGHDQLTTYGLLAEYQLTDIGDWIDQLTGLDFLVREGEFHTLRLTAGGWALLKGEASVQLTLPRQVERKAPARRSGAEGVALSPQEESLFQELRTWRRAIAQERGVPPYLILGDATLKELAHHRPGSSLALRGIKGIGEAKARDLGDRLLEIIAHQAQALGLSPAVEAPLVSLPRASVPAPEPAAERPGRPNPQREAAFEAFRAGSTVDEVVSRTGRAASTVEGYLLEFVQDENVTRPEPWLSRATYARVVEAAARLQAERLKPIYEDLGERVSYGDIRLALAIRANQAHAGDA; translated from the coding sequence ATGCGAGTTGAAACCGAGATCGATTCCAGCCTCCTCGACCTGCTGCGCCGCCACTGGGGCTACGACAGCTTCCTGCCCAACCAGGCCGAGGCCGTCCGGAGCGTCATGGAGCGGCGCGACTGCCTCGTCATCCTGCCCACGGGCGGCGGCAAGTCCATGTGCTACCAGCTGCCGGCGCTCGCGCTCGACGGCATGGCGGTGGTCGTCTCGCCCCTCCTGGCCCTCATGAAGGACCAGGTGGACGCGCTCCTGTCCAACGGGATCGCGGCCGCCACCCTCAACAGCAGCCTCTCGGCCGACGAGAAGCGCCGCACCTACCAGGCGATCCGAGAGGGAGCGATCAAGCTGCTCTACCTCTCGCCCGAGCGCCTCGCAGCCCCCGACGTCCACGATCTGCTCAAGAGCACGCCCATCAGCTTCTTCGCCGTGGACGAGGCGCACTGCGTCAGCCAGTGGGGCCACGAGTTCCGCCCCGACTACCGCAACCTCGCGAGGCTCCGCGAGTGGTTCCCCGAGGTGGGGATCCACGCCTACACCGCCACCGCGACCGAGGCGGTGCGCGAGGACGTGGTGCGGGCGCTCGGCATGAACGACGCCCTGACGCTGGTGGGCAGCTTCGATCGGCCCAACCTCCTCTACCGGGCCGAGTACCGCAAGGACATGCTCGCCCAGGTGCGCGCCGTGCTCGATCGCCACGCCGGCGAGGCCGGGGTCATCTACTGCATCCGCCGCGCCGACGTGGAGAGCCTGTGCGAGACGCTGCAGGGCCTCGGCTACAAGGCCCTGCCCTATCACGCGGGGCTTTCCACCGAGACCCGTCGCCACAACCAGGAGGCCTTCTCGACCGAGCGGGTGGATCTGATCGTGGCGACCGTCGCCTTCGGCATGGGGATCGATCGCTCCAACGTGCGCTTCGTCATCCACACGGGCATGCCCAAGGCCATCGAGAACTACCAGCAGGAGGCGGGCCGCGCGGGCCGCGATCGCCTCGAGGCCGAGTGCGTGCTCCTGTACGGGGCCGCCGACCCCATGGCCTGGCGCACCATCCAGGGCGAGCCTCGCAGCGACTACGACCGGCTCGCGCTCGACAAGATCAACGAGATGTACCGCTTCTGCCGGACGCTCACCTGCCGCCACCGCTTCCTGGTGGGCTACTTCGGCCAGGAGTTCGAGGGCGACAACTGCGGGGCGTGCGACGTCTGCCTCGGCGAGCACGCCGTGCTTCCCGACTCGCTGGTGGTCGCCCAGAAGATCCTCTCGTGCGTGGCCCGGGTCAAGGAGCGCTTCGGCGCCCGCTACGTGGCCGAGGTCCTCAAGGGCTCGAAGACCGCCAAGGTCCTCCAGAACGGCCACGACCAGCTCACGACCTACGGCCTCTTGGCCGAGTACCAGCTCACGGACATCGGCGACTGGATCGATCAGCTGACCGGGCTCGACTTTCTCGTGCGCGAGGGCGAGTTCCACACCCTGCGCCTGACGGCCGGGGGCTGGGCCCTGCTCAAGGGTGAGGCGAGCGTGCAGCTCACCCTGCCGCGCCAGGTCGAGCGCAAGGCGCCCGCCCGGCGCTCGGGGGCCGAGGGGGTCGCCCTCTCGCCGCAGGAGGAGAGCCTGTTCCAGGAGCTCAGGACGTGGCGGCGCGCGATCGCCCAGGAGCGCGGCGTGCCGCCCTACCTCATCCTCGGGGATGCGACCCTCAAGGAGCTCGCGCACCACCGGCCCGGATCGAGCCTCGCCCTGCGCGGCATCAAGGGCATCGGCGAGGCCAAGGCGCGGGACCTGGGCGATCGCCTCCTCGAGATCATCGCCCACCAGGCCCAGGCCCTCGGGCTGAGCCCCGCTGTCGAGGCGCCCTTGGTCTCGCTGCCCAGGGCCTCGGTGCCTGCCCCCGAGCCCGCCGCGGAGCGTCCCGGCCGCCCCAACCCCCAGCGCGAGGCGGCCTTCGAGGCCTTCCGGGCGGGATCGACGGTGGACGAGGTGGTCTCGCGCACGGGGCGCGCCGCGAGCACCGTCGAGGGCTACTTGCTCGAGTTCGTCCAGGATGAGAACGTCACGCGCCCCGAGCCCTGGCTCAGCCGGGCGACTTACGCCCGGGTGGTCGAGGCGGCGGCTCGTCTTCAGGCCGAGCGCCTCAAGCCCATCTACGAGGACCTGGGCGAGCGGGTCTCCTACGGGGACATTCGCCTGGCTCTCGCCATCCGGGCGAACCAGGCGCACGCAGGTGATGCCTGA
- a CDS encoding M14 family metallopeptidase, with amino-acid sequence MKRFSALLGLTLSLAALAGCSSALQLGNNDAERSNAQRAAESQAPRSQVRIHFRDVSELTAASRAGVDLFENVDRAAGTVDALASAKGEEALKRLGIRYEVIQAPSIRGVGMPTGYKSVEDVMSDVKQVAAAYPSIVRLETIGKSLQDRPLTAVHVTSQPQGTQPALLITSGQHARELPPVELNMRLLHLLTEQYGKDAAITKLVDTRDIWIVPVLNPDGRTMVEGGSAMWRKNARNNGDGTRGVDTNRNADDHFEQGNSDSSADDFRGSAPFSEPESQAIRDLCAREKFTVSLDIHCYGGMFLWPPGNTSTPTKDEATFRKIGDRIAKPLGYRYGTINRTIYPTYADMATWQYNAHGILAFAAELQDPRFNPPYSQVDTDWKQWKDNLLYLIDVADSPRTRS; translated from the coding sequence ATGAAACGCTTCTCAGCGCTCCTCGGTCTCACGCTCAGCCTGGCGGCACTCGCCGGCTGCAGCAGCGCCCTCCAGCTCGGCAACAACGACGCCGAGCGCAGCAACGCCCAGCGCGCCGCCGAGAGCCAGGCCCCGCGTAGCCAGGTTCGGATCCACTTCCGTGACGTCTCGGAGCTCACGGCGGCCTCGCGTGCCGGGGTGGACCTCTTCGAGAACGTGGACCGCGCGGCGGGCACGGTCGACGCCCTGGCCTCGGCCAAGGGCGAAGAGGCCCTCAAGCGCCTCGGCATCCGCTACGAGGTGATCCAGGCCCCCAGCATCCGGGGCGTGGGGATGCCCACAGGCTACAAGTCGGTCGAAGACGTGATGAGCGACGTCAAGCAGGTGGCGGCGGCGTACCCCTCGATCGTGCGCCTCGAGACCATCGGCAAATCGCTCCAGGACCGCCCCCTCACCGCCGTCCACGTCACTTCCCAGCCCCAGGGCACCCAGCCCGCGCTGCTCATCACCTCGGGCCAGCACGCCCGTGAGCTGCCCCCGGTCGAACTCAACATGCGCCTCCTCCACCTCTTGACCGAGCAGTACGGCAAGGACGCGGCCATCACCAAGCTGGTGGACACCCGCGACATCTGGATCGTGCCGGTGCTGAACCCGGACGGCCGCACCATGGTCGAGGGCGGCAGCGCCATGTGGCGCAAGAACGCCCGCAACAACGGAGACGGCACCCGCGGGGTGGACACCAACCGCAACGCCGACGACCACTTCGAGCAGGGCAACTCCGATTCGTCGGCCGACGACTTCCGCGGCAGCGCCCCCTTCTCGGAGCCCGAGTCGCAGGCGATCCGCGACCTGTGCGCCCGCGAGAAGTTCACCGTCTCGCTGGACATCCACTGCTACGGCGGCATGTTCCTCTGGCCGCCCGGCAACACCAGCACGCCCACCAAGGACGAAGCGACCTTCCGCAAGATCGGCGATCGCATCGCCAAGCCCCTTGGCTACCGCTACGGCACCATCAACCGCACCATCTACCCGACCTACGCGGACATGGCCACCTGGCAGTACAACGCCCACGGCATCCTGGCCTTCGCCGCCGAGCTCCAGGATCCGCGCTTCAACCCGCCCTACTCCCAGGTCGACACCGACTGGAAGCAGTGGAAGGACAACCTGCTTTACCTGATCGACGTGGCGGACAGCCCGCGCACCCGCTCGTAG
- a CDS encoding S8 family serine peptidase, with protein MRADTRVAKAPATAPTQRPSQAKPATQQRLSLAQDALKLTARQARPASAAPALELKPARRMLDNEANLAALKAQAAKDKMPSVITSDGATLSYFKGALRTESKIAHLGAEQALSLADRVTVGGKKNTVLYTDDGFSELDQFRVTVAVIDSGVAPKSRILEGRLLEGYNTGTKGTDTADDEEGHGTAVASLIAGSDTADSVAKGVKILPIKIQDWDDDKFLPQLADGIRYAADHGARIINVSIGSNFLDPKLQWELSPSDPKAHAEAIKAVSEAIAYAEAKGSLVVVAAGNEGDQLPDTVLFPASDPRVVAVSNLDDTQGAAKLAEDSSRGPAVDLAAPGTKALAWFGGGYGYHSGTSFAAPYVSGVAALIAARHPDWTPEQIKQQLYKTARDLGAPGKDDAYGHGAVDAIGAVFGK; from the coding sequence ATGCGCGCAGACACCCGGGTGGCCAAGGCCCCCGCCACGGCCCCGACCCAGCGTCCTTCCCAGGCCAAGCCCGCAACGCAGCAAAGGCTTTCTCTCGCCCAGGACGCCCTGAAGCTCACGGCCCGCCAGGCCCGGCCGGCAAGCGCCGCGCCCGCGCTCGAGCTCAAGCCCGCCAGGCGCATGCTGGACAACGAGGCGAACCTCGCCGCCCTCAAGGCGCAGGCCGCCAAGGACAAGATGCCGAGCGTGATCACGAGCGACGGCGCCACCCTCTCCTACTTCAAGGGCGCGCTGCGCACCGAGAGCAAGATCGCCCACCTGGGCGCGGAGCAGGCGCTCAGCCTGGCCGATCGCGTCACGGTAGGCGGCAAGAAGAACACCGTCCTCTACACCGACGACGGCTTCAGCGAGCTCGACCAGTTCCGCGTGACGGTCGCCGTCATCGACTCGGGGGTGGCCCCCAAGAGCCGCATCCTCGAAGGAAGGCTGCTCGAAGGCTACAACACCGGCACCAAGGGGACCGACACCGCGGACGACGAGGAGGGGCACGGCACCGCCGTCGCCTCGCTCATCGCGGGCTCGGACACTGCCGACAGCGTGGCCAAGGGCGTCAAGATCCTGCCCATCAAGATCCAGGACTGGGATGACGACAAGTTCCTGCCTCAGCTCGCCGACGGCATCCGCTACGCGGCCGACCACGGTGCTCGGATCATCAACGTCAGCATCGGCTCCAACTTCCTCGACCCCAAGCTGCAGTGGGAGCTCTCCCCCTCGGACCCCAAGGCCCACGCCGAGGCCATCAAGGCCGTGAGCGAGGCGATCGCCTACGCCGAGGCGAAGGGAAGCCTGGTGGTGGTCGCCGCGGGCAACGAGGGCGACCAGCTACCCGACACGGTCCTCTTCCCCGCCAGCGATCCCCGGGTGGTCGCGGTCTCGAACCTCGACGACACCCAGGGCGCAGCCAAGCTCGCCGAGGACTCGAGCCGAGGGCCCGCCGTCGATCTCGCCGCCCCCGGCACCAAGGCTCTCGCCTGGTTCGGCGGCGGCTACGGCTACCACAGCGGTACCTCCTTCGCCGCCCCCTACGTTTCGGGCGTGGCGGCCCTGATCGCCGCCCGCCACCCGGACTGGACCCCGGAGCAGATCAAGCAGCAGCTCTACAAGACGGCCCGGGACCTCGGCGCCCCGGGCAAGGATGACGCTTACGGCCACGGGGCCGTGGACGCCATCGGGGCCGTCTTCGGCAAGTAG
- a CDS encoding PDDEXK nuclease domain-containing protein, with the protein MSLPDASSLVAEIRALLQAARTSAARQVNALAVLTNFEIGRRIVLHEQGGEERAEYGRGVLPSLSKALVAEFGRGYSVENLRLFRRFYVAYQDRSPKSQTVSGISESIGVAGVSQTPSTEYSPTMHRPFTLGWSHYAFLIGIGDPAERDFYEIEATNQGWSLRELRRQYDTSLYERLALSRDKDAVRALSIEGQVVAKPTDLLKEPYVLEFLGLDQRPSYSESELESGIIDKLEHFLLELGKGFLFEGRQRRFTFDDEHFYVDLVFYNRLMRCFVLVDLKIGKLTHQDLGQMQMYVNYYDRHVKLPEEGPTIGIILCKKKHDALVEITLPEGANIHAREYRLFLPSKDDLRRKLLEWTEEE; encoded by the coding sequence ATGAGCCTACCCGACGCCTCGTCCCTCGTCGCCGAGATCCGCGCACTGCTCCAGGCCGCTCGCACCAGCGCCGCGCGCCAGGTCAACGCACTGGCGGTGCTCACCAACTTCGAGATCGGTCGGCGGATCGTTCTGCATGAGCAGGGCGGGGAGGAGCGGGCCGAGTATGGCCGGGGTGTGCTTCCTTCGCTTTCCAAGGCTTTGGTAGCGGAGTTCGGGCGGGGCTATTCGGTCGAGAATCTGAGGCTGTTCCGGCGGTTTTACGTTGCCTACCAGGATCGCTCTCCGAAATCCCAGACAGTGTCTGGGATTTCGGAGAGCATTGGTGTTGCTGGGGTTTCCCAGACACCGTCTACAGAATACTCGCCCACGATGCATCGCCCGTTTACCCTGGGCTGGTCGCACTACGCCTTCCTCATCGGGATCGGCGACCCCGCGGAACGTGATTTCTACGAGATCGAGGCCACGAATCAAGGCTGGTCGCTGCGCGAACTGCGCCGCCAGTACGATACGAGCCTCTACGAGCGGCTCGCGCTGTCGCGCGACAAGGACGCAGTTCGCGCGCTCTCGATCGAGGGTCAGGTCGTCGCCAAGCCGACCGATCTGCTCAAAGAGCCCTACGTGCTGGAGTTCCTCGGGCTGGATCAGCGCCCGAGCTACTCGGAGTCCGAGCTCGAATCCGGCATCATCGACAAGCTGGAGCACTTCCTCCTGGAACTCGGCAAGGGCTTCCTGTTTGAGGGGCGCCAGCGACGCTTCACCTTCGACGACGAGCACTTCTACGTCGACCTCGTGTTCTACAATCGCCTCATGCGCTGCTTCGTCCTCGTGGACCTGAAGATCGGGAAGCTCACCCACCAGGACCTCGGCCAGATGCAGATGTACGTCAACTACTACGACCGGCACGTCAAGCTGCCCGAAGAAGGACCGACGATCGGCATCATCCTTTGCAAAAAGAAGCACGACGCGCTCGTCGAAATCACCCTCCCCGAGGGGGCAAACATCCATGCGCGCGAGTATCGGTTGTTTCTCCCGAGCAAGGACGATCTGCGCCGTAAGCTACTCGAATGGACCGAGGAAGAATGA
- a CDS encoding GNAT family N-acetyltransferase, whose product MLSLDLFAGTDPQVRDALRIREAVFVHEQGVPLDLEIDDYDGIAWHVLASEDDTPVATARLISLDASRVKIGRVATLKPHRGKGIASKLVRLLMEYARREGFTEAVLDSQLEAMPLYEKLGFVAEGPIFMDADIPHRRMTRKLETL is encoded by the coding sequence ATGCTGAGCCTCGACCTCTTCGCCGGCACCGATCCCCAGGTCCGCGACGCGCTGCGCATCCGCGAGGCCGTCTTCGTCCATGAGCAGGGCGTCCCGCTCGATCTCGAGATCGACGACTACGACGGGATCGCATGGCACGTGCTCGCGAGCGAGGACGACACGCCGGTCGCGACCGCCCGGCTCATCTCCCTCGACGCCAGCCGGGTCAAGATCGGCCGGGTCGCCACCCTGAAGCCTCACCGCGGCAAGGGGATCGCAAGCAAGCTGGTCAGGCTCCTGATGGAGTACGCGCGGCGCGAGGGCTTCACCGAGGCCGTGCTCGACAGCCAGCTCGAGGCCATGCCCCTCTACGAGAAGCTCGGCTTCGTCGCCGAGGGCCCGATCTTCATGGACGCGGACATCCCCCACCGCCGCATGACCCGCAAGCTCGAGACGCTCTGA